TGCAGGTCTTTGCCTGTGGTGTCGTCGAGGAGGATGCTCATGACCTCGGCACCGGATACTCCGTCGACGGCGGCGTGGTGCATCTTCGTCAGCACGGCGACGCCGCCGTCTTCGAGGCCGTGGATCACGTACACCTCCCATAGCGGGCGCGACCGGTCGAGCTGGCGACCGATGATTCGGGCCACCTGTTCTGCGAGTTGTCGCTGGTTACCCGGCGAAGGCAACGCGAGCTCGCGCACGTGGTACTCGACGTCGAAGGTGCCGTCATCCACCCAATACGGGTAGTCGAGTGAGAACGGCACCTGGGCGAGGCGCCACCGGAAGGTCGGCAGTAGGTGTAGACGTTCGCTGATCAGTTCACGGACACGCGCGGCATCGAGCGGTCGGCCCACGGCGGTCTGGGGGTCGTAGATCCCGAGCACGCTGACGTGCCCTTGAACGCGGTCGTTCTCCATGGCCAGGAACTGGGCATCGAGGCTGGTCAGTTGTCGCATGCCAGAAATGGTCGCGCGTCGCGTCTGCCCACCGCTTGTCTGTAACCGCCAACGTCGCTCCGCGCGGTTGTCCAATATCCGCACTACCGGTACGGCGCGGCGATAGCGTGCCCTGCATGGAGCCCGACTGGGCAGGCGCCGCCAGCGACGACCGCCGCCGCGTGTGGTCAGCGGTACTGCGTCCCGCAGCCGCCGAAATGATGCAGCGCGCCGCCGAGTTGGCAGCGGCGGTCAACACCTACACGAGCGAACGATTGCCCGAACTGCTCGCCAGCCCCCAGGCACTCGAAGTGAACCGCGCAAGCACAGAAGCGAGCATTCGCGATTTCGCCGAAGTATTGCTGGCCGGGGCTGACCCGGTCGCGGCGGCTCGGCTCGGTTCGCCGACCCTGGCCTATGCGCAGGATGGTGCGCAACGCGGCATATCGCTCACCACATTGTTGCGCAGTTACCGGCTCGGCCACGCGGCGACGTCTGAGCAGGTCAATGCGATCCTGGGCTCTCACGCGCGGAACGCCGGAGACCTCAAGCTGGCCACCGAGTTGTGTTCGGCGTGGATGTTCGCGTACGTGGACACCGCGCTGTGCCTCGTCGAGGAGGTGTACACCGCCGAGCGTGAACGATGGATACGCAGCGCCGCGGCCAGTCAGGCCGAGACCATCAGTGCCATCCTCGCCGGCCAACCAGTCGACGCCGATGTCGCGACTCGCCGCCTTCGCCACGAGGTCGGCCGCGTCCATGTCGCGGCGATCGCCTGGCTCGACTCCCACGAAGAAGGGCGTGACACCCAGGCGATGCTCGAAGCCGCGATCCGGGACCTCGCCGCTACGGTCGGCAATCAGAAACCGCTCATTCAGCCGTTGGGCATCCTGTCGGTTGCCGCGTGGATCAGCTCCCATAGCGCCGTCCCCTCGAAAGTGCTCGACGAGTTGAGGTTTCGGACCGCGAGTGCGCCCGGCGTCCGGGTCGCGGTCGGCGAACCGGCGCGCGGCCTCGCCGGCTTTCGCACAAGCCATTGCGAGGCGCGCGAGGCGCAGCGTGTCGCGGTGCTGGCCGGTCGTCCCGTGGGCAGCGTCACCCGTTACCACAACGTCTCTCTATCCGCCATCGCCACAGTGGATTTCGAGCAGGCTTCCGCGTTTGTGCGACGCGAACTGGGGCCGCTGTCTGCCGATGACGAAACCACCCGCCGTCTCGCCGCGACGTTGCGGGCCTACCTCGACGAGAACTGCAGTCGGGGACGAACCGCAAAACGACTCCACGTTCACGAGAACACCGTCGCCTACCGCATCCGTCAGGCCGAGGAGATCCTGGGCAGACCACTGGAGAAGCGCACCCTCGAGTTGCGCACCGCGCTAGCGCTGGCGGATCTCGTCACCGTCGCGGTCGGCGCATCGGCGGCGGCAGTCGCCGACGGCGAAAACGGCACGGCGGCAGGGAACGGTCTGCTTGGTGCCGGCTGACACCCGTCGATGATCTAGCGCTGGGCGCGGTCGAGTATCGCCTCGCGGACGCGTCCGGCTCCAGCCAAGCGGGCGAGTTCGCCTATCAGTACCGGCGCGACCGCGCCAAACCCCACCAACATGCGAAGACCGGCCGATGCGACCGTCGTTTCGGGCCGGTCCTGCTCGATCGCCCTCGCCACTGCCTTCGCCACGTCCTCGGGAGAACTCGTACCGAATGCACGGGGGAGAGCGACGCCGGTGTCTGCCAACATTCCGGCGTCTCGGATGGGTCCGGGAAAGATCGTCGAGACACCGATACCCGTGCCATGGAGTTCCTGTCGCAGTGCCAGCCCGAGGCCGCGCAGGCCCCATTTGGTGGCGGTGTACACAGTGCCGTTTCCCGGCGTCGCGACCAGTCCGGCTCCCGAAGAGATCAATACGATGTGACCATGGCCGCGAATTTGCATGGGAGCCAACGCTGCCCGTGCCAGCATCATAGGGGCCAGCAGGTTCACGCGGATCGCGTGCTCGATCTCCGCATCGGTCAGCATCCCGAGATCTTCGGGTATTCCGATGCCGGCATTCGCCACGAGTACGTCCACCGGAGCCGCCTCGACCATGAGATCGTGCACATCGTCGATCTTCGTGAGATCGGCGGTCAGACCGCGGGCGGACACACCGAGTTCGCCGACCAATCGTCGAAGTTCTGGTTCTCGGCGACCCGTTACCGTGAGTACACACCCGCGCGCTGCCAGATCGCGTGCGATTGCCTCACCTATCCCTCCGGTGGCGCCGGTGACCAATACGCGTCGACCCTCGAGTCGCATCTCAACTCCTCAACTTCGTCATGTCACTTCGACAGATCGGCCAAACGCGCGGCCAACCATCGAGCCAGCGGCGGGGTGGCGCGAGACAATGCGTACAACAGGTGCGCCTCGGCGGCGACCGGCGCGACCGCGCGGTTGCGCTCGACAGCGCGAAGGATGTTGTGTGCGACGCGATCCGCCGGATATCCGCGCTTCTGGTAAGCCGATGCCAGGCGCTTGCGACGTTCCGCTGTGTCACCGTCGCCGCGGATGGGACTGTTCTGCGTGATCGCGGTGTCGATGATGCCGGGGCAAACCGCTGTAACGCCGATTCCATACGGCTTCATCTCCATGCGCAGCGCCTCAGATAACCCCAGCACCGCGAATTTCGTTGCACTGTAGGCGCTTAGCTGCGGGTTGGCCAGCAGACCAGCGGCCGAGGACAGGTTCACGACGTGTCCCCCGCGACGGGACCGGATCATGATGGGCAGGAACGCATCGCAGCCGTGCACCACACCCATCAGGTTGATGTCGATCAGCCACTGCCAATCCTTGCGATTTGTGTCGAGGAATCCGCCGACAACCGCGACGCCGGCGTTGTTGATCAA
The sequence above is drawn from the Mycobacterium gallinarum genome and encodes:
- a CDS encoding PucR family transcriptional regulator; translation: MEPDWAGAASDDRRRVWSAVLRPAAAEMMQRAAELAAAVNTYTSERLPELLASPQALEVNRASTEASIRDFAEVLLAGADPVAAARLGSPTLAYAQDGAQRGISLTTLLRSYRLGHAATSEQVNAILGSHARNAGDLKLATELCSAWMFAYVDTALCLVEEVYTAERERWIRSAAASQAETISAILAGQPVDADVATRRLRHEVGRVHVAAIAWLDSHEEGRDTQAMLEAAIRDLAATVGNQKPLIQPLGILSVAAWISSHSAVPSKVLDELRFRTASAPGVRVAVGEPARGLAGFRTSHCEAREAQRVAVLAGRPVGSVTRYHNVSLSAIATVDFEQASAFVRRELGPLSADDETTRRLAATLRAYLDENCSRGRTAKRLHVHENTVAYRIRQAEEILGRPLEKRTLELRTALALADLVTVAVGASAAAVADGENGTAAGNGLLGAG
- a CDS encoding SDR family NAD(P)-dependent oxidoreductase, which translates into the protein MRLEGRRVLVTGATGGIGEAIARDLAARGCVLTVTGRREPELRRLVGELGVSARGLTADLTKIDDVHDLMVEAAPVDVLVANAGIGIPEDLGMLTDAEIEHAIRVNLLAPMMLARAALAPMQIRGHGHIVLISSGAGLVATPGNGTVYTATKWGLRGLGLALRQELHGTGIGVSTIFPGPIRDAGMLADTGVALPRAFGTSSPEDVAKAVARAIEQDRPETTVASAGLRMLVGFGAVAPVLIGELARLAGAGRVREAILDRAQR
- a CDS encoding SDR family NAD(P)-dependent oxidoreductase, whose product is MPSFRRNSNSTELADRVAVITGAGSGIGRELALLCAQRGALLAICDINGAGLAGTAEAARTRGAQVLMSQVDVSDGDAMNRFAQATSDRFGRVDLLINNAGVAVVGGFLDTNRKDWQWLIDINLMGVVHGCDAFLPIMIRSRRGGHVVNLSSAAGLLANPQLSAYSATKFAVLGLSEALRMEMKPYGIGVTAVCPGIIDTAITQNSPIRGDGDTAERRKRLASAYQKRGYPADRVAHNILRAVERNRAVAPVAAEAHLLYALSRATPPLARWLAARLADLSK